A genomic region of Saccopteryx bilineata isolate mSacBil1 chromosome 1, mSacBil1_pri_phased_curated, whole genome shotgun sequence contains the following coding sequences:
- the LOC136323946 gene encoding butyrophilin subfamily 3 member A2-like isoform X2 yields MERLCSLAVRRRLSSLLLLLQLFAGACTEEFLVFGPAEPIVAVLGGSISLPCRVEPGMSVENMELRWFRSKFSEAVYIYQNGWEQTEELMAQYAGRTSLDREFLTQGQAAVVIHKVQASDNGLYSCFFRKGGFYEEATLELKVAGVGSAPRVHITGPEEDGVRVACSASGWFPKPQVQWRDLRGEKLLAFSEAHARDAAGLYSVEAALVVRERSAGNVTCSLLNPVLGQEKAMAIFIPEPFFPQVSPWLSAFLVTVTALGLLLLGAGYYTWRQHSMGAKARREQATLRRVKEKDRRTKEEALKARDELQAQLEWRKAVYLAAWKKAQLYADWRQEKFPTWLVTLDPDSAHPRLVSFQEKMSVTLKDFHEDSGSVCSVLGVKGITSGRWHWEVAVTDGDNSEWALGVCRGDVKREGWYRESPDRGFWVVGRFDCKYCACTVSETVFEKRFSDRVGVFLDYDAGDVSFYNMTDGSHIFSFPPASFSGTLFPYFMLRSGGVSLTICPKVGGPEGLPVSLSLSGAGLSSASGVDDIECPLLSCNVEPTLPSLP; encoded by the exons ATGGAGCGTCTCTGCAGCCTGGCTGTGCGCCGCCGTCtcagctccctgctcctcctcctccagctgttCGCTGGCGCGTGCACAG AGGAGTTCTTGGTGTTTGGACCCGCAGAACCCATTGTGGCAGTGCTGGGCGGGAGCATCTCACTGCCCTGTCGCGTGGAACCGGGCATGAGTGTGGAGAACATGGAGCTGAGGTGGTTCCGCTCCAAGTTCTCCGAAGCCGTGTACATCTATCAGAACGGCTGGGAGCAGACGGAGGAGCTGATGGCGCAGTACGCGGGGCGGACCTCGCTGGACAGGGAGTTCCTCACCCAGGGGCAGGCGGCCGTGGTCATCCACAAGGTCCAGGCCTCCGACAACGGGCTGTATTCCTGCTTCTTCAGAAAGGGAGGCTTCTACGAAGAGGCCACTTTGGAGCTGAAAGTGGCAG gtGTGGGCTCTGCGCCCCGAGTGCACATCACGGGGCCGGAGGAGGATGGCGTCCGCGTGGCGTGCAGCGCCTCAGGGTGGTTCCCGAAGCCGCAGGTGCAGTGGAGAGACCTCCGTGGGGAGAAGTTGCTGGCCTTCTCTGAGGCCCACGCCCGAGACGCTGCAGGGCTGTACAGCGTGGAGGCCGCCCTGGTGGTGAGAGAGCGCTCCGCGGGCAACGTGACCTGCTCCCTGCTGAACCCCGTCCTGGGCCAGGAGAAGGCGATGGCCATCTTCATCCCGG AGCCCTTCTTCCCCCAGGTCTCTCCCTGGCTGTCGGCTTTCCTGGTGACCGTGACCGCTCTGGGGCTCCTGCTCCTCGGGGCTGGCTATTACACGTGGAGACAGCACTCCATGGGGGCGAAGGCGCGCAGAGAACAGGCGACGTTGCGCAGGGTTAAGGAGAAGGACAGGCGGACTAAGGAGGAGGCGCTGAAGGCCAGAG atGAACTCCAGGCCCAGCTCG AGTGGAGGAAGGCAGTTTACCTGGCTG CCTGGAAGAAGGCCCAGCTGTATGCAG ATTGGCGGCAGGAGAAGTTCCCGACCT GGCTCGTCACCCTCGATCCAGACTCTGCTCATCCCCGCCTGGTCAGCTTTCAGGAAAAGATGAGTGTGACCTTGAAGGACTTTCATGAAGATTCAGGTTCTGTCTGCAGTGTGCTGGGTGTTAAAGGCATCACGTCAGGGCGCTGGCACTGGGAGGTGGCGGTCACCGATGGGGACAACAGCGAGTGGGCTCTGGGGGTCTGCAGGGGGGACGTGAAAAGGGAAGGCTGGTACAGAGAGTCCCCAGACAGGGGGTTCTGGGTTGTGGGGCGGTTTGATTGTAAGTATTGTGCCTGCACTGTCTCTGAGACTGTTTTTGAGAAGAGGTTTTCTGACAGGGTGGGGGTTTTCTTGGACTACGACGCAGGGGACGTCTCCTTCTACAACATGACTGATGGCTCCCacatcttctctttccctccagcctcCTTCTCGGGGACCCTCTTTCCATACTTCATGTTGAGGTCAGGGGGTGTGTCCCTGACCATCTGCCCCAAGGTGGGTGGTCCCGAGGGGCTCCCTGTGTCCCTGAGCCTTTCAGGGGCGGGGCTCAGCTCAGCTTCTGGTGTCGATGACATTGAGTGTCCACTACTGTCCTGCAATGTGGAGCCCACGCTCCCGTCACTGCCCTGA
- the LOC136323946 gene encoding butyrophilin subfamily 3 member A2-like isoform X1: protein METKLEADMERLCSLAVRRRLSSLLLLLQLFAGACTEEFLVFGPAEPIVAVLGGSISLPCRVEPGMSVENMELRWFRSKFSEAVYIYQNGWEQTEELMAQYAGRTSLDREFLTQGQAAVVIHKVQASDNGLYSCFFRKGGFYEEATLELKVAGVGSAPRVHITGPEEDGVRVACSASGWFPKPQVQWRDLRGEKLLAFSEAHARDAAGLYSVEAALVVRERSAGNVTCSLLNPVLGQEKAMAIFIPEPFFPQVSPWLSAFLVTVTALGLLLLGAGYYTWRQHSMGAKARREQATLRRVKEKDRRTKEEALKARDELQAQLEWRKAVYLAAWKKAQLYADWRQEKFPTWLVTLDPDSAHPRLVSFQEKMSVTLKDFHEDSGSVCSVLGVKGITSGRWHWEVAVTDGDNSEWALGVCRGDVKREGWYRESPDRGFWVVGRFDCKYCACTVSETVFEKRFSDRVGVFLDYDAGDVSFYNMTDGSHIFSFPPASFSGTLFPYFMLRSGGVSLTICPKVGGPEGLPVSLSLSGAGLSSASGVDDIECPLLSCNVEPTLPSLP from the exons ATGGAAACGAAG CTCGAGGCGGACATGGAGCGTCTCTGCAGCCTGGCTGTGCGCCGCCGTCtcagctccctgctcctcctcctccagctgttCGCTGGCGCGTGCACAG AGGAGTTCTTGGTGTTTGGACCCGCAGAACCCATTGTGGCAGTGCTGGGCGGGAGCATCTCACTGCCCTGTCGCGTGGAACCGGGCATGAGTGTGGAGAACATGGAGCTGAGGTGGTTCCGCTCCAAGTTCTCCGAAGCCGTGTACATCTATCAGAACGGCTGGGAGCAGACGGAGGAGCTGATGGCGCAGTACGCGGGGCGGACCTCGCTGGACAGGGAGTTCCTCACCCAGGGGCAGGCGGCCGTGGTCATCCACAAGGTCCAGGCCTCCGACAACGGGCTGTATTCCTGCTTCTTCAGAAAGGGAGGCTTCTACGAAGAGGCCACTTTGGAGCTGAAAGTGGCAG gtGTGGGCTCTGCGCCCCGAGTGCACATCACGGGGCCGGAGGAGGATGGCGTCCGCGTGGCGTGCAGCGCCTCAGGGTGGTTCCCGAAGCCGCAGGTGCAGTGGAGAGACCTCCGTGGGGAGAAGTTGCTGGCCTTCTCTGAGGCCCACGCCCGAGACGCTGCAGGGCTGTACAGCGTGGAGGCCGCCCTGGTGGTGAGAGAGCGCTCCGCGGGCAACGTGACCTGCTCCCTGCTGAACCCCGTCCTGGGCCAGGAGAAGGCGATGGCCATCTTCATCCCGG AGCCCTTCTTCCCCCAGGTCTCTCCCTGGCTGTCGGCTTTCCTGGTGACCGTGACCGCTCTGGGGCTCCTGCTCCTCGGGGCTGGCTATTACACGTGGAGACAGCACTCCATGGGGGCGAAGGCGCGCAGAGAACAGGCGACGTTGCGCAGGGTTAAGGAGAAGGACAGGCGGACTAAGGAGGAGGCGCTGAAGGCCAGAG atGAACTCCAGGCCCAGCTCG AGTGGAGGAAGGCAGTTTACCTGGCTG CCTGGAAGAAGGCCCAGCTGTATGCAG ATTGGCGGCAGGAGAAGTTCCCGACCT GGCTCGTCACCCTCGATCCAGACTCTGCTCATCCCCGCCTGGTCAGCTTTCAGGAAAAGATGAGTGTGACCTTGAAGGACTTTCATGAAGATTCAGGTTCTGTCTGCAGTGTGCTGGGTGTTAAAGGCATCACGTCAGGGCGCTGGCACTGGGAGGTGGCGGTCACCGATGGGGACAACAGCGAGTGGGCTCTGGGGGTCTGCAGGGGGGACGTGAAAAGGGAAGGCTGGTACAGAGAGTCCCCAGACAGGGGGTTCTGGGTTGTGGGGCGGTTTGATTGTAAGTATTGTGCCTGCACTGTCTCTGAGACTGTTTTTGAGAAGAGGTTTTCTGACAGGGTGGGGGTTTTCTTGGACTACGACGCAGGGGACGTCTCCTTCTACAACATGACTGATGGCTCCCacatcttctctttccctccagcctcCTTCTCGGGGACCCTCTTTCCATACTTCATGTTGAGGTCAGGGGGTGTGTCCCTGACCATCTGCCCCAAGGTGGGTGGTCCCGAGGGGCTCCCTGTGTCCCTGAGCCTTTCAGGGGCGGGGCTCAGCTCAGCTTCTGGTGTCGATGACATTGAGTGTCCACTACTGTCCTGCAATGTGGAGCCCACGCTCCCGTCACTGCCCTGA